The proteins below are encoded in one region of Fibrella aestuarina BUZ 2:
- a CDS encoding Na+/H+ antiporter — MHETVLLALGLLLTMSLLATLAHRLRVPTPIFLVVGGLLISLLPGVPRIVLEPDLIFLVFLPPLLYEAAWFASWRELWRWRRIVLVLAFGLVILTATAVAYTAVWVIPGFTLALGFLLGGIISPPDAVAATSVLRDVDVPKSSVSILEGESLINDAASLIVFRFALSGVETGTFDWQAIALSFVSVTLIGVAVGLGVAGVFYCLYRWLNLQLRISILFTFIAPYIMYLLAEELHGSGVIAVVSGGLFLSTQSHQLFNHSMRLQNSSMWATIIFVINGIVFTLIGLELPVILDELKQYSYPLSTSLGYGLLMAALVIVVRLVFSLFASVFTDIAGRFITVAVRNVGWRGPIVLGWAGMRGVVSLAAALSVPLTLPNGVDFPQRPLLLLITFVVILVTLVLQGLTLPMLARWVRPQELIDRLPEDVQEKLIKQQLQEAALRELNQHYQDKVADNPLMADLKRRLETFLFAAKLTNSPEDRQLLTTYKEATERLHQAKRAELTRLGKEQKMDKEVLMKAEAQLDLEEEKRDHPIR, encoded by the coding sequence ATGCATGAAACCGTACTCTTGGCCCTGGGCCTGCTGCTCACCATGTCGTTGCTAGCGACGTTGGCACACCGGCTGCGGGTGCCCACCCCCATTTTTCTGGTCGTGGGTGGGCTACTTATCAGTCTGCTGCCCGGCGTTCCGCGCATTGTGCTCGAACCAGACCTGATCTTTCTGGTCTTTCTACCGCCACTGCTTTACGAAGCCGCCTGGTTTGCTTCGTGGCGCGAACTCTGGCGCTGGCGCCGTATCGTGCTGGTGCTGGCGTTTGGGCTGGTGATACTGACGGCAACGGCTGTGGCCTATACGGCCGTCTGGGTTATTCCCGGCTTTACGCTGGCGCTGGGTTTTCTGCTGGGGGGCATTATTTCGCCGCCCGATGCGGTGGCGGCTACCTCCGTGCTCCGCGACGTCGACGTACCCAAAAGCAGCGTTAGTATCCTCGAAGGGGAAAGCCTCATCAACGACGCGGCCAGCCTGATCGTGTTCCGGTTTGCGCTGAGTGGCGTCGAGACCGGCACCTTCGACTGGCAGGCGATTGCGCTTTCGTTTGTCTCGGTTACGCTAATCGGCGTGGCAGTCGGGCTGGGTGTGGCTGGTGTATTCTACTGTTTGTACCGCTGGCTTAACCTGCAACTGCGCATTAGCATCTTGTTTACGTTTATTGCGCCCTATATCATGTACCTGCTTGCCGAAGAGTTGCACGGGTCGGGCGTCATTGCCGTGGTGAGCGGGGGGCTTTTTCTGTCTACACAGAGCCATCAGTTGTTCAACCACTCGATGCGGCTGCAAAACTCATCCATGTGGGCCACCATTATTTTCGTGATCAATGGCATTGTCTTTACGCTCATTGGCCTGGAGCTCCCCGTCATTCTCGACGAACTGAAGCAATACAGCTACCCGTTGTCTACGTCGCTCGGATACGGCCTGCTGATGGCCGCTCTGGTTATTGTCGTGCGGCTGGTGTTTTCGCTCTTCGCGTCCGTTTTTACCGACATCGCCGGACGGTTTATCACCGTGGCGGTACGTAACGTGGGCTGGCGGGGACCAATTGTGCTGGGCTGGGCAGGCATGCGGGGCGTGGTGTCGCTGGCGGCGGCCCTGTCGGTGCCGTTGACGCTGCCCAACGGAGTCGATTTTCCGCAACGGCCCCTGCTGTTGCTCATCACGTTTGTCGTGATCCTGGTCACGCTGGTGTTGCAGGGCCTGACGCTGCCGATGCTCGCCCGCTGGGTACGTCCCCAGGAACTCATCGACCGCCTGCCCGAAGACGTACAGGAAAAACTGATCAAACAGCAATTGCAGGAAGCTGCCCTTCGGGAGCTGAACCAGCACTACCAGGATAAGGTAGCAGATAACCCGCTGATGGCCGATCTGAAACGCCGCCTGGAGACCTTTTTGTTTGCGGCGAAGCTGACCAACTCGCCCGAAGACCGGCAGTTGCTCACTACTTACAAAGAGGCCACGGAGCGGCTGCATCAGGCCAAACGGGCGGAACTGACGCGGTTGGGGAAGGAGCAAAAAATGGATAAGGAAGTGCTGATGAAAGCGGAAGCCCAGCTTGATCTGGAGGAAGAAAAACGCGATCATCCGATTCGCTAG
- a CDS encoding ABC transporter permease, which yields MSFILNMAWRDSRRSRQRLLLFISAIVLGIAALVAINSFGDNLARSIDEQAQELLGADLTVTANQRPTQKTLNLLQGIGNERSSETAFASMVLFPRSGGVRLAQVKALEGRFPYYGTWEVEPAAAVAQFRQTNTPRVALVDDALLVQFGANVGDSVRVGEVSFLVAGRVLKTPGATAATAAVAPTVFVPATYLNQTNLLQKGSRVNYKFYYKFAKGTDVPALIKRLEPTLDKAGLTTDTVAERKRQTGRAFTDLNRFLNLVAFIALLLGCVGVASAVQLYVREKITSVAILRTLGASGWQSFLIFLTQTALMGLFGAVLGAAVGSVVQWLLPVVFGSFLPVAVTTTLSWSSILQGVATGLLIALLFAALPLLLIRNVSPLRTLRSSYDADISGRDPLQAVVVVLIGVFVTGFAWWQTHDWKLALGFAGGIALSFGILAGMGQLLMAAVRRFFPTGWSFVWRQSLANLYRPQNQTLILLISIGLGAFLITTLYLTQTLLLGRVQFSASGGEGGAPRPNMVLFDIQREQTAGVRQLVQQSGLPVVQQVPIVTMRLESINGRGLAQIRKDTALHIPEWALNREYRVTYRDSLIESEKLSSGKPQALANGMPAVTFEDDFMKRLHLKLGDKLVFNVQGAPVETVVGGTRTVDWNRVQTNFLVVFPNGVLEQAPQFSVLMTRVPDTQTSARFQRALVSQFPNVSAIDLGLILKTLDDILDKISFVIQFMALFSIVTGLVVLGSSVVISKYQRMQESVLLRTLGANRQQILYITLIEYGLLGGLASLSGIALSVLGTWGLARYVFEMPYAPSGWPMLIVVVVVTTLTMLIGLLNSRDVLTRPPLEVLRAE from the coding sequence ATGTCATTCATCTTAAACATGGCCTGGCGCGATAGTCGGCGCAGTCGGCAACGGCTGTTGCTATTTATCTCAGCCATTGTGCTGGGCATCGCGGCGCTGGTGGCCATCAACTCGTTTGGCGATAACCTCGCCCGCAGCATCGACGAGCAAGCGCAGGAACTGCTCGGAGCCGACCTCACGGTTACGGCCAATCAGCGGCCTACCCAAAAAACGCTGAATCTGCTACAGGGCATTGGCAATGAGCGCAGCAGCGAAACGGCGTTTGCCTCGATGGTGCTGTTTCCGCGCTCGGGCGGAGTGCGGCTGGCGCAGGTGAAAGCCCTCGAAGGCCGCTTTCCCTACTACGGCACCTGGGAGGTCGAACCGGCCGCGGCCGTGGCGCAGTTTCGGCAGACAAACACACCACGCGTGGCGCTGGTCGACGATGCCCTGCTGGTGCAGTTTGGGGCCAACGTGGGCGACTCGGTCCGGGTGGGTGAGGTGTCGTTTCTGGTAGCGGGTCGGGTGCTGAAAACGCCCGGTGCGACCGCCGCTACCGCCGCCGTTGCCCCTACCGTGTTCGTGCCGGCAACGTACCTGAACCAAACCAACCTGTTGCAGAAAGGCAGCCGCGTCAACTACAAGTTTTACTACAAATTCGCCAAAGGCACCGACGTACCAGCCCTCATCAAACGGCTCGAACCCACCCTCGACAAAGCCGGCCTGACCACCGATACCGTCGCCGAACGCAAACGGCAGACGGGCCGGGCCTTCACCGACCTCAACCGCTTCCTGAATCTGGTAGCCTTCATTGCGTTGCTGCTCGGCTGCGTGGGCGTGGCCAGTGCGGTGCAGCTCTACGTGCGGGAGAAGATCACGTCGGTCGCCATTTTGCGTACGCTCGGTGCGAGTGGCTGGCAGTCGTTTCTGATTTTCCTAACCCAGACGGCCCTGATGGGCTTGTTTGGGGCCGTGTTGGGGGCGGCCGTCGGCTCGGTGGTGCAGTGGCTACTACCCGTCGTGTTCGGCTCGTTTCTGCCCGTTGCGGTCACCACTACCCTGTCGTGGTCGTCCATCCTACAGGGCGTAGCCACGGGGTTGCTGATCGCGCTGCTGTTTGCCGCCCTGCCCCTGCTGCTGATCCGCAACGTGTCGCCGTTGCGCACGCTGCGTTCATCGTACGACGCCGACATCAGTGGGCGCGACCCGTTGCAGGCCGTCGTGGTGGTGCTGATCGGTGTGTTCGTGACGGGTTTTGCCTGGTGGCAAACGCACGACTGGAAACTGGCGCTTGGCTTCGCAGGCGGCATTGCCCTTAGCTTTGGTATTCTGGCGGGTATGGGGCAATTACTGATGGCCGCGGTGCGGCGCTTCTTCCCGACGGGCTGGAGTTTCGTGTGGCGGCAGAGCCTGGCCAACCTGTACCGGCCCCAGAACCAGACGCTGATCCTGCTCATTTCCATTGGGCTGGGCGCGTTTCTGATCACAACACTTTACCTCACCCAAACGCTGTTGCTGGGCCGGGTGCAGTTTTCGGCTAGCGGCGGGGAGGGCGGCGCACCCCGGCCCAATATGGTGCTGTTCGATATTCAGCGCGAACAAACAGCGGGCGTCCGCCAGTTGGTGCAACAGTCGGGGTTGCCGGTGGTGCAGCAGGTGCCCATCGTGACCATGCGGCTGGAAAGCATCAACGGGCGCGGGCTGGCTCAGATTCGGAAAGATACGGCCCTGCACATTCCCGAATGGGCGCTGAACCGCGAATACCGCGTTACGTACCGCGACTCGCTCATCGAGTCGGAAAAGTTGAGTTCGGGCAAGCCACAGGCGCTGGCCAACGGTATGCCCGCCGTGACCTTTGAAGACGATTTCATGAAACGGCTGCACCTGAAACTGGGCGATAAACTGGTATTCAACGTGCAGGGCGCGCCGGTCGAAACTGTCGTGGGTGGCACCCGCACCGTCGACTGGAACCGGGTCCAGACCAATTTTCTGGTTGTGTTCCCGAATGGGGTGCTGGAGCAGGCTCCTCAGTTTAGCGTACTCATGACGCGCGTGCCCGATACCCAAACGTCGGCGCGGTTTCAGCGGGCACTGGTGAGTCAGTTTCCCAACGTGTCGGCTATCGACCTTGGGCTCATCCTGAAAACGCTGGACGACATTCTGGACAAAATTTCGTTCGTTATTCAGTTCATGGCCCTCTTCAGCATCGTCACGGGGCTGGTGGTGCTGGGCAGTTCGGTGGTGATCAGCAAGTACCAGCGGATGCAGGAAAGCGTGTTGCTGCGCACGCTGGGGGCCAACCGGCAGCAGATTCTTTACATCACCCTCATCGAATACGGCCTGCTAGGCGGGCTGGCGTCGCTGTCGGGCATCGCGTTATCGGTGCTGGGTACGTGGGGGCTGGCCAGGTATGTGTTCGAGATGCCCTACGCGCCAAGTGGCTGGCCGATGCTGATCGTCGTGGTGGTGGTCACGACACTAACCATGCTGATTGGCCTGCTCAACAGCCGCGACGTGCTGACCCGCCCCCCGCTGGAAGTACTGCGCGCCGAGTAA
- a CDS encoding arylesterase, whose amino-acid sequence MQVITRVTALLLLAGFLSCQTKTDTATQTTTATDSTGTTASTASTKKVIVFFGNSLAAGYGLDNTADAFPNRIGARIDSLGLPYRVVNAGLSGETTAGGRSRVGWILRQAGRGTAVDVFVLELGGNDGLRGIPLKSSRENLQAIIDTVRLQNPQARVVIAGMQIPPNLGRTYTTEFRELFKELATKNKAVLIPFLLEGVGGNPKLNQPDGIHPNVQGHRIVAETVWQVIGPMLQAS is encoded by the coding sequence ATGCAAGTCATTACCCGCGTTACGGCGCTACTCCTGCTGGCTGGCTTTTTGAGCTGCCAGACCAAAACCGATACGGCTACCCAAACCACCACGGCCACCGATTCTACGGGGACCACCGCCTCAACGGCTTCGACCAAAAAAGTAATTGTTTTCTTCGGGAACAGCCTGGCTGCCGGGTATGGCCTCGACAACACCGCCGACGCCTTCCCGAACCGGATTGGCGCGCGGATCGACTCGTTGGGCTTGCCCTACCGGGTGGTCAACGCCGGACTAAGCGGCGAAACCACCGCCGGTGGCCGTAGCCGCGTAGGCTGGATTCTGCGGCAGGCCGGACGTGGCACCGCCGTCGACGTTTTCGTGCTCGAACTGGGCGGCAACGATGGCCTGCGCGGCATTCCGCTCAAGTCGTCGCGGGAGAACTTGCAGGCCATTATCGATACCGTCCGGCTACAAAACCCGCAGGCCCGGGTCGTGATTGCCGGGATGCAGATTCCGCCCAACCTGGGCCGTACCTACACCACCGAATTCCGCGAGCTGTTCAAAGAGCTGGCGACCAAAAACAAGGCCGTGCTGATTCCCTTTCTGCTCGAAGGAGTGGGCGGTAACCCCAAACTGAATCAGCCCGATGGTATTCACCCCAACGTACAGGGCCACCGCATCGTGGCTGAAACCGTCTGGCAGGTGATTGGCCCCATGCTCCAGGCGAGCTAA
- a CDS encoding ABC transporter ATP-binding protein, with protein MSLRVDNLTKTYQSAGQTLTVLHDVSFSLQPGDTFAIVGPSGSGKTTLLGLCAGLDRATSGSVWLNGVQLDTLNEDQRAAVRNQHVGFIFQNFQLLPTLTALENVMVPLELRGQRGAERIARDLLDRVGLGNRSHHYPLQLSGGEQQRVSLARAFSNRPAILFADEPTGNLDEDTSATVENLLFELNREAGTTLVVVTHDLELAAKTGRMIRIRGGHVVEDTVFN; from the coding sequence ATGAGTTTACGCGTTGATAACCTGACCAAGACCTATCAGAGTGCCGGTCAGACGCTTACCGTTCTACACGACGTTAGTTTCAGTTTACAGCCGGGCGATACGTTTGCCATCGTTGGTCCCAGCGGTAGCGGCAAAACCACTCTATTGGGCCTCTGCGCGGGCCTCGACCGGGCCACATCGGGCAGCGTCTGGCTCAATGGCGTGCAACTCGATACCCTCAACGAGGATCAGCGGGCGGCGGTGCGTAACCAGCATGTCGGCTTTATTTTTCAGAATTTCCAGCTACTGCCTACCCTAACGGCGCTCGAAAACGTGATGGTACCGCTTGAGCTACGCGGGCAGCGCGGGGCCGAGCGCATCGCCCGCGATTTGCTCGACCGCGTGGGGCTGGGCAACCGGAGCCACCACTACCCGCTGCAACTGAGCGGCGGGGAGCAGCAGCGGGTGTCGCTCGCCCGGGCGTTCTCCAACCGGCCTGCCATTCTATTTGCCGATGAACCCACCGGCAACCTCGACGAAGACACGAGCGCCACCGTCGAGAACTTACTCTTCGAGCTGAACCGCGAAGCCGGCACGACCCTCGTCGTGGTCACGCACGACCTGGAGCTGGCCGCCAAAACCGGCCGCATGATCCGCATCCGGGGCGGGCACGTTGTGGAAGATACGGTATTCAATTAG
- a CDS encoding glycoside hydrolase family 32 protein, with protein MQKLFITLLGLFVGGQAVLAQSTSPDYRPQYHFTPPQNWINDPNGLVYYDGEYHLFYQHNPFGNEWGHMSWGHAVSPDLLHWEHLPVAIPEFTNPDTKAQTAIFSGSSMIDKGNKNGLCPTGTKDCMIAVYTGNVTKGDQQLAQYQNLAYSADKGRTWTQYAKNPIVDIGSKEFRDPNVFWYAPQQKWVMATVKATEHRVALYESKDLKNWQFMSHFGNVGDTTKVWECPALMPVPIQNEKGKSRWVLFISAGHPQADYVGMQYFVGTFNGKEFKLDPANPRPIAPSVMNVVDWGKDYYAAIQYNNLPTEQRGPVMIGWLNNWAYANHLPTTPFKGAMSLPRQISLKRTRTGLQLIQQPIEGVTRLRGDRRIQKILRLTNQSQPLDQTTSNAYELELEIVPGAAKTVGLKLAKGPKSETILQYTDGLLQLDRRRSGNVSFDKRFPSIEEAPVALQNGVLKLRIFIDKSIIEVFANNGERVITDQIFPNPATGDTPSGGIELFVDGGSAVFRNITRWTYKKP; from the coding sequence ATGCAAAAGCTATTCATTACCCTACTCGGCCTGTTTGTGGGCGGGCAAGCCGTATTGGCTCAGTCTACGTCGCCCGATTACCGGCCGCAGTACCATTTTACACCGCCTCAAAACTGGATCAACGACCCCAATGGCTTGGTCTATTACGACGGCGAATACCATTTGTTTTACCAACATAACCCGTTCGGCAACGAATGGGGACATATGAGCTGGGGGCATGCCGTCAGTCCCGATCTGCTGCACTGGGAGCACCTGCCCGTAGCGATTCCCGAGTTTACCAACCCCGACACCAAAGCGCAGACGGCCATTTTTTCGGGCAGTTCGATGATTGATAAAGGTAACAAAAACGGCCTCTGCCCAACCGGCACCAAAGACTGCATGATCGCGGTGTATACCGGCAATGTGACGAAGGGCGATCAGCAACTGGCGCAGTACCAGAATCTGGCCTACAGCGCCGACAAGGGACGTACCTGGACGCAGTACGCCAAGAACCCCATCGTCGACATTGGCAGCAAGGAGTTTCGTGACCCAAACGTGTTCTGGTATGCGCCGCAGCAGAAATGGGTGATGGCCACCGTGAAGGCCACCGAGCACCGGGTCGCGCTGTACGAGTCGAAAGACCTGAAAAACTGGCAGTTCATGAGCCATTTCGGGAACGTGGGCGATACCACCAAGGTATGGGAATGCCCCGCGCTGATGCCGGTACCCATTCAGAACGAAAAAGGCAAAAGCCGCTGGGTGCTGTTCATCTCGGCGGGCCATCCGCAGGCCGATTACGTGGGCATGCAATACTTTGTGGGTACGTTCAACGGCAAAGAGTTCAAGCTCGACCCGGCTAACCCCCGGCCCATTGCGCCCAGCGTCATGAACGTGGTCGATTGGGGAAAAGACTATTACGCAGCGATTCAATACAACAACCTGCCGACCGAACAACGCGGCCCGGTGATGATTGGCTGGCTCAACAACTGGGCCTACGCTAACCACCTGCCCACTACGCCGTTCAAGGGAGCGATGTCGCTGCCCCGGCAAATCAGCCTGAAGCGAACCCGGACGGGCCTTCAACTGATTCAGCAGCCCATCGAGGGCGTGACGCGCCTGCGCGGCGACCGGCGGATTCAGAAGATTCTGCGCCTGACCAACCAGAGCCAGCCGCTCGATCAAACGACGAGCAATGCCTACGAACTGGAACTGGAAATTGTACCCGGCGCGGCCAAAACCGTGGGGCTGAAACTGGCCAAAGGGCCCAAGTCAGAAACCATCCTGCAATACACCGACGGTCTGTTGCAACTGGATCGCCGCCGCTCGGGTAACGTGTCGTTCGATAAACGATTCCCAAGCATTGAAGAAGCCCCGGTCGCCTTGCAGAATGGTGTGCTTAAGCTGCGCATCTTCATCGACAAGTCGATCATCGAAGTGTTTGCCAACAACGGCGAACGCGTCATTACGGATCAGATTTTCCCCAATCCGGCCACCGGCGACACACCCTCGGGCGGCATTGAGCTCTTTGTCGATGGGGGCAGCGCCGTGTTCAGAAACATCACCCGTTGGACGTACAAGAAGCCGTGA